From the Accumulibacter sp. genome, one window contains:
- the rplT gene encoding 50S ribosomal protein L20, whose protein sequence is MPRVKRGVTAHARHKKILALAKGYRGRRKNVYRVAKQAVMKAGQYAYRDRRQRKRQFRSLWIARINAAARELGMKYSTFMNGLKKAQVEVDRKVLADLAVFDKPAFAALAAEAKARLAP, encoded by the coding sequence ATGCCTCGAGTCAAGCGTGGTGTAACGGCGCACGCGCGCCACAAGAAGATTCTCGCCCTCGCCAAGGGCTATCGCGGTCGTCGCAAGAACGTCTATCGTGTCGCCAAACAGGCGGTGATGAAGGCAGGCCAGTATGCCTACCGTGACCGTCGGCAGCGGAAGCGCCAGTTCCGCAGCCTCTGGATTGCGCGCATCAACGCGGCTGCCAGGGAACTCGGCATGAAATACAGTACCTTCATGAATGGCCTGAAGAAGGCGCAGGTGGAGGTGGATCGCAAGGTCCTGGCTGATCTGGCCGTGTTCGACAAGCCGGCCTTTGCTGCCCTCGCTGCCGAGGCCAAGGCCCGGCTTGCCCCCTAG
- the hisB gene encoding imidazoleglycerol-phosphate dehydratase HisB produces the protein MRQAEVSRHTLETRVDVRLDVDGSGRGSFATGVPFLDHMLEQISRHGLIDLDIAASGDLHIDAHHTVEDIGITLGQALARALGEKRGLRRYGHAYVPLDEALSRVVVDLSGRPGLSFHVGFVRPMIGGFDVDLIREFFQGLVNHAALTLHIDNLRGDNAHHQAETVFKAFGRALRMAAEEDPGTAGSVPSTKGSL, from the coding sequence ATGCGGCAAGCAGAAGTTTCCAGGCACACGCTCGAAACCCGGGTCGATGTCCGGCTGGATGTCGACGGCAGCGGGCGCGGCAGTTTCGCCACCGGCGTTCCCTTCCTTGACCACATGCTCGAGCAGATCTCGCGCCACGGGCTGATCGACCTCGACATCGCTGCCAGTGGCGACCTGCACATCGATGCCCACCACACGGTTGAGGATATCGGCATCACACTGGGCCAGGCGCTGGCGCGCGCACTGGGCGAGAAGCGCGGCCTGCGTCGCTATGGTCATGCCTATGTGCCGCTCGACGAAGCCCTGTCACGCGTGGTCGTCGATCTCTCCGGGCGGCCCGGCCTCTCCTTCCATGTCGGGTTCGTACGGCCGATGATCGGCGGCTTCGACGTGGACCTGATCCGCGAGTTCTTTCAGGGCCTCGTGAACCACGCCGCGCTGACGCTGCACATCGACAACCTGCGCGGCGACAACGCCCACCATCAGGCAGAAACAGTGTTCAAGGCCTTTGGTCGTGCGCTGCGAATGGCGGCGGAAGAGGACCCGGGTACCGCCGGCAGCGTTCCCTCGACCAAAGGCTCGCTGTGA
- the infC gene encoding translation initiation factor IF-3, with translation MIFVGRRSGTIALQKAQRVNEEINAPEVRLIGADGEQLGIMSVRAALALAEDAGVDLVEIAPMAQPPVCRIVDFGKFKYQEQKRQHEQKLKQKQVQVKEVKLRPGTDENDYQIKLRNMTRFLEEEDKVKVTLRFRGREMAHQDIGMRQIERIRADLQELALVEQMPKMEGRQMVMVLTPNKKR, from the coding sequence CTGATTTTTGTCGGAAGAAGGAGTGGAACCATCGCACTGCAAAAAGCGCAACGCGTCAACGAGGAAATCAACGCGCCGGAAGTCCGGCTGATCGGTGCAGACGGCGAGCAGTTGGGAATCATGAGCGTCAGGGCGGCTCTGGCGCTTGCCGAAGATGCTGGCGTCGACTTGGTCGAGATCGCGCCGATGGCGCAGCCACCGGTTTGCCGGATCGTCGATTTTGGCAAGTTCAAGTACCAGGAGCAGAAGCGCCAGCACGAGCAGAAGCTCAAGCAGAAGCAGGTGCAGGTGAAGGAAGTGAAGCTGCGTCCGGGTACCGATGAAAACGACTACCAGATCAAGCTGCGCAACATGACGCGTTTCCTCGAGGAAGAGGACAAGGTCAAGGTCACACTGCGGTTCCGTGGCCGGGAAATGGCGCATCAGGATATCGGTATGCGGCAGATCGAGCGTATCAGGGCGGATCTGCAGGAGCTTGCACTGGTCGAGCAGATGCCGAAGATGGAAGGGCGACAGATGGTGATGGTCCTGACGCCTAACAAGAAGCGTTAG
- the thrS gene encoding threonine--tRNA ligase gives MPVVTLPDGSQRDFAQPVTVAEVAQAIGAGLARAALAGKVDGRLVDTSYLISSDAQLGIVTDRDAEGLDVIRHSTAHLMAYAVKELFPSAQVTIGPVIENGFYYDFAFERPFTLDDLAAIERRMSDLARRDLPVQREVWPRDQAVAFFKSIGEHYKAELIDAIPADQVVSLYREGDFVDLCRGPHVPSTGRLKVFKLMKLAGAYWRGDHRNEQLQRIYGTAWIRKEDQDAYLHMLEEAEKRDHRKLGRQLDLFHLQDEAPGMVFWHPKGWTIWQEVEQYIRRVLGENGYCEVKTPMIMDRSLWERSGHWQNYAENMFTTASENRDYAIKPMNCPGHIQIFNQGLRSYRDLPMRLAEFGSCHRNEPSGALHGIMRVRAFVQDDAHIFCTEQQVLPETAAFIDLLQRIYADFGFTEILVKLSTRPAKRIGSDEAWDRAEAALAEALAAKALAYDLQPGEGAFYGPKIEFSLKDCLGRVWQCGTLQLDFALPQRLDAHYVGENNERQIPVMLHRAILGSLERFIGILVEHYAGAMPLWLSPMQAVVLNISEKQGDYARQVAAALRAAGLRVEADLRNEKITYKIREHSMNKLPYQVVVGDKEVAANLVAVRTRGGRDLGQMTLEALTGRLLEEVAARSGTA, from the coding sequence ATGCCGGTGGTCACACTGCCCGATGGATCGCAACGGGATTTCGCGCAGCCGGTGACGGTTGCCGAGGTTGCGCAGGCGATTGGCGCCGGTCTGGCGCGGGCCGCCTTGGCTGGCAAGGTGGATGGCCGACTGGTGGATACTTCGTACCTCATCAGCAGCGATGCCCAGTTGGGGATCGTAACCGACAGGGATGCCGAGGGACTCGACGTCATTCGCCACTCGACCGCGCATCTGATGGCCTATGCGGTGAAGGAACTCTTTCCCTCGGCGCAGGTGACCATCGGACCCGTCATCGAGAACGGCTTTTACTACGATTTCGCGTTCGAGCGACCGTTCACGCTCGATGATCTGGCCGCGATCGAGCGGCGGATGAGCGACTTGGCGCGCCGTGACCTGCCGGTTCAGAGGGAGGTCTGGCCGCGTGATCAGGCTGTCGCGTTCTTCAAGTCGATTGGCGAGCACTACAAGGCGGAGCTGATCGATGCGATACCGGCGGATCAGGTCGTCTCGCTCTATCGCGAAGGGGACTTCGTCGACCTCTGCCGCGGGCCACACGTACCGTCGACCGGGCGACTGAAGGTCTTCAAGCTGATGAAGCTGGCTGGCGCCTATTGGCGCGGGGATCATCGCAACGAGCAGTTGCAGCGCATCTACGGCACCGCCTGGATCAGGAAGGAAGACCAGGATGCCTACCTGCACATGCTCGAAGAGGCCGAGAAACGCGATCATCGCAAGCTGGGGCGGCAACTGGACCTCTTCCACCTGCAGGACGAGGCGCCAGGGATGGTCTTCTGGCACCCAAAGGGTTGGACCATCTGGCAGGAAGTCGAGCAGTACATTCGGCGGGTTCTGGGGGAGAACGGCTATTGTGAAGTGAAGACGCCGATGATCATGGATCGGTCGCTCTGGGAACGATCGGGGCACTGGCAGAATTACGCGGAAAACATGTTCACGACCGCTTCCGAGAACCGCGACTACGCGATCAAGCCGATGAACTGCCCCGGGCACATCCAGATCTTCAATCAGGGTTTGCGCAGCTACCGTGACCTGCCGATGCGATTGGCAGAGTTCGGTTCCTGCCATCGCAACGAGCCATCGGGTGCCCTGCACGGCATCATGCGCGTGCGCGCCTTCGTGCAGGATGACGCACACATATTCTGTACGGAACAGCAGGTATTGCCGGAGACGGCGGCATTCATCGACCTGTTGCAGCGGATCTATGCTGATTTCGGATTCACGGAGATTCTCGTCAAGCTGTCAACGCGACCGGCGAAGCGCATCGGATCCGACGAGGCATGGGACAGGGCGGAAGCCGCGCTGGCCGAGGCTCTGGCGGCGAAGGCGCTGGCCTACGACCTGCAGCCGGGAGAAGGCGCATTCTACGGGCCGAAGATCGAGTTTTCGCTGAAGGACTGCCTTGGACGCGTCTGGCAGTGTGGCACGCTGCAGCTGGACTTCGCCTTGCCGCAGCGCCTTGACGCGCACTACGTTGGCGAAAACAACGAGCGCCAGATTCCGGTCATGCTGCACCGGGCGATCCTCGGATCGCTCGAGCGCTTCATCGGGATTCTCGTCGAGCATTATGCCGGCGCCATGCCGCTCTGGCTGTCGCCGATGCAGGCGGTGGTGCTGAATATTTCCGAGAAGCAGGGCGACTATGCAAGGCAGGTGGCGGCGGCGTTGCGCGCTGCCGGGCTGCGTGTCGAGGCCGATTTGCGCAACGAAAAAATTACCTATAAAATACGAGAACATAGCATGAACAAGCTGCCGTATCAGGTCGTCGTTGGCGACAAGGAGGTGGCAGCCAATCTGGTGGCCGTGCGCACGCGCGGGGGGCGGGATCTCGGGCAGATGACGCTCGAGGCTCTGACTGGGCGGCTTCTTGAGGAAGTTGCCGCGCGCAGTGGCACGGCCTGA
- the pheS gene encoding phenylalanine--tRNA ligase subunit alpha — MHNLDQIVQAAVVAFSATDDADVLEQIKAGYLGRNGQITELLKALAKLPPDERRTTGAAINHAKVSVESALSARREAIRKMALNARLAEEALDVTLPGRGQRRAGLHPVTRTLERIESLFRSIGFEVADGPEIEADFQNFTALNTPEDHPARSMHDTFYLQDESGALAKGVLLRTHTSPIQVRYMQAHVARHAALATMPEIRVIAPGRVYRVDSDATHSPMFHQVEGLWIGEDVSFADLKGVIADFLRRFFENDDLQVRFRPSFFPFTEPSAEIDMAFMSGTHKGRWLEIAGCGMVHPNVLRHVNIDPERYLGFAFGMGPDRLTMLRYGINDLRLFFDGDLRFLRQFV; from the coding sequence ATGCACAACCTCGATCAGATTGTCCAGGCGGCGGTCGTGGCCTTTTCTGCGACGGACGACGCCGATGTGCTTGAGCAGATCAAGGCCGGCTATCTTGGCAGGAATGGACAGATAACCGAATTGCTCAAGGCTCTCGCGAAGCTGCCGCCGGACGAGCGCAGGACCACCGGCGCGGCCATCAATCACGCCAAGGTGAGCGTTGAAAGCGCTCTCAGCGCGCGTCGTGAAGCAATCCGGAAAATGGCCCTGAACGCCCGGCTGGCTGAGGAGGCGCTCGACGTGACCCTGCCTGGTCGCGGGCAGCGACGCGCCGGTCTGCATCCGGTGACGAGGACGCTCGAACGGATCGAATCCCTGTTCCGTTCGATCGGCTTCGAGGTCGCCGACGGCCCCGAGATCGAGGCCGATTTCCAGAACTTCACCGCCCTGAACACGCCCGAGGACCATCCGGCGCGGTCGATGCACGACACCTTTTACCTGCAGGACGAGTCCGGAGCTCTTGCCAAGGGAGTGTTGCTGCGCACCCATACCAGCCCGATCCAGGTGCGCTACATGCAGGCGCATGTCGCCCGCCATGCGGCTCTGGCAACGATGCCCGAGATCCGGGTCATTGCGCCGGGGCGGGTCTATCGCGTGGATTCCGATGCGACGCATTCGCCGATGTTCCATCAGGTCGAAGGACTGTGGATCGGCGAGGACGTCAGCTTTGCTGATCTGAAGGGTGTCATCGCCGACTTCCTGCGTCGTTTCTTCGAGAACGACGACCTGCAAGTGCGTTTCCGGCCTTCCTTCTTCCCCTTCACCGAGCCATCGGCAGAAATCGACATGGCATTCATGAGCGGTACGCACAAGGGGCGCTGGCTCGAGATCGCTGGCTGCGGAATGGTTCACCCGAACGTCCTGCGTCACGTAAATATCGACCCCGAGCGCTACCTTGGATTCGCTTTCGGCATGGGTCCCGATCGCCTCACCATGCTGCGTTACGGAATCAATGACCTGCGCCTGTTCTTCGATGGCGACCTGCGCTTCCTGCGCCAGTTCGTCTGA
- the hisA gene encoding 1-(5-phosphoribosyl)-5-[(5-phosphoribosylamino)methylideneamino]imidazole-4-carboxamide isomerase, whose translation MLIIPAIDLKDGQCVRLKQGLMDQVTVFPNSPRDQARHWLSQGARRLHVVDLDGAFAGKPKNERAIKEIVEEVGDDIPVQLGGGIRDLDTIERCLDDGVSYVIIGTAAVKNPGFLHDACGAFPGHIIVGLDARDGRVAVDGWSKMTGHDVIDLARKYEDYGVEAIIYTDIGRDGMLSGINIEATVKLAQALLIPVIASGGLSSLDDIRRLCAVEAEGISATIAGRAIYDGSLDFAMAQATADQGTKT comes from the coding sequence ATGCTGATCATTCCCGCCATCGACCTCAAGGACGGACAATGCGTCCGACTCAAGCAGGGCCTCATGGACCAGGTGACCGTTTTCCCGAATTCTCCCCGCGACCAGGCGCGCCATTGGCTGTCGCAGGGCGCACGGCGCCTGCACGTGGTCGATCTCGACGGCGCCTTCGCCGGCAAACCGAAGAACGAACGGGCGATCAAGGAGATCGTCGAGGAAGTTGGCGACGACATCCCGGTGCAACTCGGCGGCGGCATCCGTGACCTCGACACGATCGAGCGCTGCCTCGATGACGGCGTCAGTTACGTCATCATCGGCACTGCCGCAGTCAAGAATCCAGGCTTCCTGCACGACGCCTGCGGCGCCTTTCCCGGCCACATCATCGTCGGCCTCGATGCCCGGGATGGCAGAGTGGCGGTCGACGGCTGGTCGAAGATGACCGGGCACGATGTCATCGACCTGGCGCGGAAGTATGAAGACTACGGCGTCGAGGCGATCATCTACACCGATATCGGGCGCGACGGCATGCTCTCCGGAATCAATATCGAGGCGACGGTCAAGCTGGCGCAGGCCCTGTTGATCCCGGTGATCGCCAGCGGTGGGCTGTCCAGCCTCGACGACATCCGGCGGCTTTGCGCCGTCGAGGCGGAAGGGATCAGCGCAACGATCGCCGGGCGAGCCATCTACGATGGTTCGCTCGACTTTGCCATGGCGCAGGCGACCGCCGATCAGGGTACGAAGACATGA
- the hisF gene encoding imidazole glycerol phosphate synthase subunit HisF — MALAKRIIPCLDVTAGRVVKGTNFVDLRDAGDPVEIARRYDEQGADEVTFLDITASSDQRDIILHVVEDCAAQVFIPLTVGGGVRSVADVRRLLNAGADKVSMNTAAVENPDLVAEASAKVGNQCIVVAIDAKQSAPGVWQVYTHGGRRNTGIDAVQWARRVQELGAGEILLTSMDRDGTRSGFDLPLTRTIADAVDIPVIASGGVGNLEHLAEGVAQGHADAVLAASIFHFGEYTVRQAKDYLRRHGIEVRL; from the coding sequence TTGGCACTGGCCAAACGGATCATTCCCTGCCTCGACGTCACTGCCGGCCGCGTCGTCAAGGGCACCAATTTCGTTGATCTGCGTGACGCCGGCGATCCGGTGGAGATCGCCCGTCGTTACGACGAGCAGGGCGCCGACGAGGTCACCTTCCTCGACATCACGGCGTCGTCCGATCAGCGCGACATCATCCTGCACGTCGTCGAGGATTGTGCGGCACAGGTCTTCATTCCATTGACGGTCGGCGGCGGCGTACGTTCCGTTGCTGACGTCCGTCGCCTGCTGAATGCCGGTGCGGACAAGGTGAGCATGAACACCGCAGCGGTCGAGAATCCCGACTTGGTCGCCGAGGCGTCGGCCAAGGTGGGCAACCAGTGCATCGTCGTGGCGATCGATGCGAAACAGTCGGCGCCCGGAGTCTGGCAGGTCTACACGCATGGCGGCCGCCGCAACACTGGCATCGACGCCGTCCAATGGGCCCGCCGGGTGCAGGAACTCGGTGCCGGCGAAATCCTGCTCACCAGCATGGATCGTGATGGCACGCGCAGTGGCTTCGACCTGCCGCTGACGCGTACGATTGCGGACGCGGTCGACATCCCGGTGATCGCCAGCGGTGGAGTCGGAAATCTCGAACATCTGGCCGAAGGGGTCGCGCAGGGACACGCCGACGCCGTGCTGGCCGCAAGCATCTTCCACTTCGGTGAATACACGGTTCGACAGGCCAAGGACTACCTGCGCCGGCACGGCATCGAGGTCCGGCTGTGA
- the hisC gene encoding histidinol-phosphate transaminase: MSRYWSSVVHRLTPYVPGEQPRLPQFVKLNTNENPYPPSPHVVAAIAGELAADGASLRLYPDPNAERLRVAIATLHGRFGIGSEQVFVGNGSDEVLALAFMALLRHELPILFPDITYSFYRVYCALYGIAYLTVPLSEDFRIRVEDYAAANGGIIFPNPNAPTGCLLPLVAIEQLLLRHRQSVVVVDEAYVDFGGESAVALVDRHPNLLVVHTLSKSRSLAGLRVGYAIGQRHLIEALERVKNSFNSYPLDRLAIVGAVAAIADEDYFEATRRAVIRSREALREALLVLGFSVLPSAANFVFVRHPQHDAGELAARLRQRGIIVRHFPLPRIEQYLRITIGSDEQCAVLLQALRELLAAC, translated from the coding sequence ATGAGCCGCTACTGGAGCTCCGTCGTTCATCGCTTGACGCCCTACGTTCCCGGCGAGCAGCCGAGATTGCCGCAATTCGTCAAGCTGAACACCAACGAGAACCCCTATCCGCCATCGCCACACGTGGTGGCGGCGATTGCCGGGGAACTGGCCGCCGACGGTGCTTCGCTGCGGCTCTATCCCGACCCCAATGCCGAGCGGCTGCGAGTAGCGATTGCCACTCTTCACGGCAGGTTCGGCATCGGCAGCGAGCAGGTTTTCGTCGGCAATGGTTCCGACGAAGTGCTGGCGCTCGCCTTCATGGCTCTGCTCAGACACGAGCTGCCGATCCTCTTTCCCGACATCACGTACAGCTTTTACCGCGTCTATTGTGCTCTGTACGGGATCGCCTACCTGACCGTCCCGCTGAGCGAAGATTTTCGCATCCGCGTCGAGGACTACGCGGCGGCAAACGGGGGCATCATCTTCCCGAACCCGAATGCCCCCACCGGCTGCCTGCTGCCGCTGGTGGCGATCGAGCAACTGCTGCTCAGGCATCGGCAGTCGGTGGTCGTCGTCGACGAAGCATACGTGGACTTCGGTGGCGAGTCGGCGGTGGCCCTCGTCGATCGACATCCCAACCTGCTGGTCGTGCACACGCTCTCCAAATCGCGTTCGCTCGCCGGGCTGCGCGTCGGTTACGCCATTGGCCAGAGACATCTCATCGAAGCGCTCGAACGCGTCAAGAACAGCTTCAATTCCTATCCGCTCGATCGTCTGGCGATCGTCGGAGCAGTTGCTGCCATCGCCGACGAAGATTACTTCGAGGCGACCCGGCGGGCGGTCATCCGCAGTCGCGAAGCGTTGCGCGAGGCGCTCTTGGTGCTTGGCTTCAGCGTCCTGCCGTCGGCCGCCAACTTCGTCTTCGTTCGCCACCCGCAGCACGATGCCGGCGAACTCGCGGCGCGACTCCGGCAAAGGGGCATCATCGTTCGCCATTTCCCGCTGCCGCGAATCGAACAGTACCTGCGCATCACGATTGGCAGCGATGAGCAGTGTGCCGTGCTGTTGCAGGCTTTGCGGGAACTGCTCGCGGCGTGCTGA
- the rpmI gene encoding 50S ribosomal protein L35, with product MPKMKTKTGAKKRFKISPSGRIKRSFAYKRHILTKKDTKTKRQLRGMTAVHASDKAVVRAMMPYA from the coding sequence ATGCCCAAGATGAAAACCAAGACAGGAGCGAAAAAACGCTTCAAGATCAGTCCGAGCGGTCGCATCAAGCGCTCGTTTGCCTACAAGCGCCACATCCTGACGAAGAAGGACACCAAGACCAAGCGCCAGTTGCGCGGCATGACCGCTGTGCACGCCTCTGACAAGGCTGTGGTGCGTGCCATGATGCCGTACGCCTAA
- the hisH gene encoding imidazole glycerol phosphate synthase subunit HisH: protein MANGARQPGAIVVVDYGMGNLRSVWQALVRVANGREVLVSANPDVVLAAERVVFPGQGAMPDCMREIDQRGLRAAVLDAARNKPFLGICIGQQMLFEHSDEGDVPGLGILAGRVRRFPTAGMVDQAGARLKVPHMGWNEVWQKGGHPLWTGIADGTRFYFVHSYFVEPADTACVAATTHHGIHFTSVVARDNIFALQCHPEKSSPAGLVMLANFLAWKP, encoded by the coding sequence ATGGCGAATGGCGCCAGACAGCCCGGCGCGATCGTCGTCGTCGATTACGGCATGGGAAACCTGCGCTCGGTGTGGCAGGCTCTCGTGCGTGTCGCCAACGGCCGCGAGGTGCTCGTCTCGGCCAATCCGGACGTGGTCCTGGCCGCCGAGCGCGTCGTCTTTCCCGGCCAGGGAGCGATGCCCGACTGCATGCGCGAGATCGACCAGCGCGGCTTGCGAGCGGCCGTTCTCGATGCCGCCCGCAACAAGCCCTTTCTCGGTATCTGCATCGGGCAGCAGATGCTCTTCGAGCACAGCGACGAGGGCGACGTGCCGGGACTCGGCATCCTGGCTGGGCGCGTCAGGCGCTTCCCGACGGCCGGCATGGTCGACCAGGCAGGAGCGCGGCTCAAGGTACCGCACATGGGGTGGAACGAAGTCTGGCAGAAGGGTGGGCATCCGCTGTGGACCGGAATCGCCGACGGCACCCGGTTCTATTTCGTGCACAGCTACTTCGTTGAACCCGCGGATACCGCATGTGTCGCGGCGACCACTCATCATGGCATCCACTTTACCAGCGTCGTCGCACGGGATAACATCTTCGCTCTGCAGTGCCATCCGGAAAAGAGCTCACCGGCCGGGCTCGTCATGCTGGCGAACTTTCTTGCCTGGAAACCCTGA
- the pheT gene encoding phenylalanine--tRNA ligase subunit beta produces the protein MKFSESWLRSFVDPACHGQEFSHLLTMAGLEVEEEDRVAPAFSRVVVAQIVSADPHPNADRLRLCRVDVGAGDLLQIVCGAPSVVANSKVPCALVGAELPGGLQIRISKVRGVDSHGMLCSARELGISDDASGLLLLDPAAPVGEDLRRHLDLDDRMLTLKLTPNRADCLSLEGVAREVAALTGAPASYIEVAEVAVGITSERAVVLDAPAACPRYCGRVIAGVDAAAATPPWMRRRLERSGLRPISALVDITNYVMLEVGQPLHAFDNQQLAGAIHARMARAGETIKLLNEQAVELQDDILLIADERRPLAMAGIMGGEDSGITLATTEVFLEAAFFAPKAIAGRARRYGFVSDAAHRFERGVDFAATRRALERATRLVLDICGGVAGPVTDALATLPQRPPVRLRPHRVRKVLGLDVSPARIGELFRRLGLSFVRDAEDFIVTPPSHRFDIEIEEDLIEEIVRLHGYENIPAALPRATLSMLPQREQARPVARVRQLLTDCGYQEVINFAFVEEAWERDLAGNEHLIRLANPIASQLSVMRSSLLGGLLANVATNLRRRQSRVRVFETGRCFFRDPLGGPVPGFRQPWRLAALAYGPVLPEQWGCATRNVDYFDVKGDLELLLAPLAARFAVAAHPALHPGRSARVLLDGQAIGCIGELHPQWQQKFELPLAPVLFEIDLDPVLQARLPQYVEGSRQPVVIRDMAVVVDQGLELQELLDALSAHRPAIVSDIRLFDVYVGRGVEVGKRSLAFRIVMQDTHKTLLEAEVDAAMQQLVAYLQQAFAAQLRV, from the coding sequence ATGAAATTCTCTGAATCCTGGCTACGCAGTTTCGTAGACCCCGCATGTCATGGACAGGAGTTCTCGCACCTTCTGACGATGGCCGGCCTTGAGGTGGAGGAGGAAGATCGCGTCGCTCCTGCCTTCAGCCGGGTGGTCGTCGCACAGATCGTCAGCGCCGACCCCCATCCGAACGCCGATCGGCTGCGCCTGTGCCGGGTGGATGTTGGCGCCGGCGATCTGCTGCAGATCGTCTGCGGCGCGCCGAGCGTCGTGGCGAACAGCAAGGTGCCTTGTGCCTTGGTCGGCGCCGAGCTTCCCGGCGGCTTGCAGATCAGGATCAGCAAGGTTCGCGGCGTTGATTCTCATGGCATGCTGTGCTCGGCACGGGAACTGGGCATCAGTGACGACGCTTCAGGATTGCTGCTCCTGGATCCTGCAGCTCCCGTGGGGGAGGATCTCCGCCGTCACCTCGATCTAGATGATCGCATGCTGACGCTGAAGTTGACTCCCAACCGGGCGGACTGCCTGTCGCTCGAAGGTGTGGCGCGCGAGGTTGCCGCCTTGACTGGCGCGCCAGCGAGCTACATCGAGGTCGCTGAGGTGGCGGTGGGCATCACCAGTGAACGCGCAGTCGTCCTCGACGCTCCGGCTGCCTGCCCACGCTACTGCGGCAGGGTGATCGCCGGAGTGGACGCGGCCGCTGCGACACCGCCGTGGATGCGGCGGCGTCTCGAGCGCAGCGGTCTGCGCCCGATTTCGGCACTGGTCGATATCACCAACTACGTGATGCTGGAAGTCGGCCAGCCGCTGCACGCTTTCGACAACCAGCAGCTCGCAGGTGCCATTCATGCACGCATGGCGCGGGCGGGCGAGACGATCAAGCTGCTCAACGAACAGGCGGTGGAGTTGCAGGATGACATTCTGCTGATTGCCGATGAGCGACGACCGCTCGCGATGGCCGGGATCATGGGTGGTGAGGACAGTGGCATCACCCTGGCGACAACCGAGGTCTTCCTGGAGGCCGCCTTTTTCGCCCCGAAGGCGATCGCCGGCCGCGCGCGGCGCTACGGTTTCGTTTCGGATGCCGCTCATCGTTTCGAGCGCGGCGTCGATTTCGCTGCGACACGGCGTGCCCTCGAACGTGCGACGCGCCTGGTTTTGGACATCTGTGGTGGCGTCGCCGGTCCGGTGACGGACGCGCTGGCCACCCTGCCGCAGCGGCCCCCTGTCCGTCTGCGCCCGCACCGCGTGCGCAAGGTCCTGGGCCTGGATGTTTCGCCGGCGCGCATCGGGGAGCTGTTTCGTCGCCTCGGGCTTTCATTCGTCAGGGATGCAGAGGATTTCATCGTCACACCACCCAGTCATCGCTTCGATATCGAGATTGAGGAAGACCTGATCGAGGAAATCGTCCGCCTGCACGGCTACGAGAACATCCCTGCGGCCTTGCCGCGGGCAACTCTGTCGATGCTGCCGCAGCGGGAGCAGGCGCGACCGGTGGCGCGCGTGCGGCAGTTGCTGACTGATTGTGGCTATCAGGAAGTGATCAACTTCGCCTTTGTCGAAGAAGCCTGGGAGCGAGACCTCGCCGGCAACGAGCACTTGATCCGGCTGGCCAATCCGATCGCGAGTCAGTTGAGCGTCATGCGCTCGTCGCTGCTTGGCGGGCTCCTGGCCAACGTGGCGACGAATCTCAGACGTCGACAAAGCCGGGTACGTGTCTTCGAAACGGGCCGCTGCTTCTTTCGCGATCCGCTGGGTGGTCCTGTTCCTGGGTTTCGCCAGCCATGGAGGCTCGCTGCGCTCGCCTACGGCCCGGTGCTGCCGGAACAGTGGGGCTGTGCGACGCGCAATGTTGACTACTTCGACGTCAAGGGGGATCTGGAACTTCTGCTCGCGCCGCTTGCGGCTCGCTTCGCAGTGGCCGCACACCCGGCACTGCACCCGGGGCGCAGCGCGCGGGTTCTGCTCGATGGGCAGGCGATCGGCTGCATCGGCGAACTGCACCCGCAGTGGCAGCAGAAATTCGAGTTGCCGCTGGCACCGGTGCTCTTCGAGATCGACCTCGATCCCGTTCTGCAGGCTCGGCTGCCGCAATACGTCGAGGGCTCGCGCCAGCCCGTCGTCATCCGCGACATGGCAGTCGTCGTCGACCAAGGGCTCGAGTTGCAGGAGCTGCTCGATGCCTTGAGCGCCCATCGACCGGCGATCGTCAGTGACATTCGGCTGTTCGATGTCTACGTCGGGCGGGGTGTCGAAGTTGGCAAGAGAAGCCTTGCCTTCCGCATAGTGATGCAAGATACTCACAAGACCTTGCTTGAGGCTGAAGTGGACGCCGCCATGCAGCAGTTGGTGGCCTATCTGCAGCAGGCGTTCGCAGCGCAGCTTCGCGTCTGA